CTTGGACTTCATTTGTCATTGTCTTTGAACAAAATTACTTATCATGAATAAAAAATACggataaataaattttaaaaacttttattGAAGCAGCACATTTTCACAGTATATCTTTAAAGCATGTTACATTTCTTTTCATAAATGTAAGGCGGCTTTAAACAACACATGCATGTTAGTTTGGATGGTTTGGATGGTGGCTATGTGTTGTCAGTGCAAAGATAATAATCACATTGTCAATGACAGATgatttttgcatgtctgtcaaaTCCAAAAGTTTGGATCATAGGATTAattacaacagcaacaacaaaaaatcacagcaaaacaaGCATAAATATTCTTTGTTAATTTATTATTCGTACTCACTGattaaatcaaagtgaaatTCAACATGACTTGGAATGATTTTGTCAGGTATTATGTACCCTTGGAAGTAAAACTCAGTGTGAATTGGATCTGTTAGGACATTATTGTAAACATAATCGACGTGAAATCTTCACCATTCACCATTTGATGGAAGGGAGAGGTTCCTTATATTCAAACGCTTTGAAGAAATgtcctgaaaaggaaaacatcaaaaagtTATTTAGAAAGGCAGCCtttgtattatttttatcaaaaaaagaACACACTGAAACCACAGATTAAGCACCGAAATACATGATAACTGTCTCAAATAGTTTTacttctgaaataaataaaagtttgaCGTGTAGTTAAATACATTTTGGCTTTATAGATTAGTTTGAACTTACCCAACCACATCTGACAAATTGGGATCCAAATACATGCTGCTGTGAGAGTATCCACGACTTGCTTCATAGGAGACCATCTTGACTTTAACATCTGTGCTGAATTTGCTCTGCGCCTCCAGTGATATCTGATACAGCTGGAGACAATAAAATGGAGTGTTTCATTGAGGAGGTGGCAGAATCCATCAGGAAAATGTAGAAACACAAAGTGGGATGGACTGTACCTGCTGACCCATGTGGTAAGGGACCACGTGGTCGTCCTCTGCATGCAGGATGAGGAGTGGACTGGTCAATATCTTTaaactacaaaaaaatatttaaagttaGAAATGCATCCAAATCCCAAATCAGTGCTCACATATCATAAGAAAAGAAATTTTGGAAATTCCACACATAAAAGACTAAATATCAAATTGCACTTACTTATCTCGTATTTTATTTATACTTACTTTTTATCGTTGGCAAACTCGATGTTGTTCTCCTCCAGAAGATACTCAAGCAAGCTCTTAAATCCTGGCAGGAACATGTAcggctagaaaaaaaaaagttgcagaaaTTATGACTGATTAAGGTGCAATATTCTGTCTAATATGTCAAATGAAAACCATGAAAACAGATGCATGATCAGGAAAATATctctttctgcttctgctcagtcTGATTGCTCCCTGCAGGTCTCCTTCCAACCACCAGAGGTCGCTAATGTCTCAGAAAAATTACCATATGCAGCAGTGCACTTCAAAAATATGGTTTATCGATGCCCCACTTAAATTTTTTATTATGTAAAATATTTAAGGAacaaaaaataatctttaaGCTTGTTTGCTGAGAACTGCAACCTACAGTGAGGTAGAGGTACTACTGACTACTATCAAAATGATACATGAACATATAACTACaagtccaaaaaaaaaggatcaaagTGAAGGAGAACAGTGATTTAAAGCATGGCACTATCTGGGGGTTTTCACATTCCACATGAAATATTTAACATGAACTGTCAGCCATATTTTTGAGGTCTGCAGACAAACTGAAGGGCATGAAGAGAGCGTTCTCACTTTGGCGAGCCGATGGTTGACAACGACCCGTCCGATTCTGGTGTACGGAGCTTCCAGGATTAAAGCATCAACAGCGGAGCCTGacaagaataaataaaacatgacattaTTAATGAGTTTGAGTATATCATTCAAGGTAAAATCTTTGTAATGCTAAGTTAGTAGTGAGCTGTATTTATCGTAGTGTGTATTAGATGTAATAGACaggcattttattaaaaaaaagctaaaagttaCTGATCTTACTGTTATGTAGCTACTTGATCTATTCTATACATTTGCCCCTAAAGGTGTTTGTACCAAGAGAATGTTGTTATCGTTGGTTAAATGCAGCTTAAGATACTTTTCACTACATGCAGTATATTCACTGAATCAAAAACCATGCCTCACTTGTTTCATTTGAATTCTGAACATTTCATTCGGTCTCAGAGTATCAGTGGATAATCTTTGGAGTAATCTATTAATATTGTTATTTGACCTGCTAttgattgttttcatttatgaaGGGATGAGACAGGATTGTGTGTATTCTTTCATGGCTCTGATAATTTGACAACTACCACCAACATCACAACAattaaaattttagaaaaacacATAATATTAAGTCAATCTGAGAGAAAGAAATGTGATGAATAAGCATAAAAATATAAGAAAGACCTAATAaaatcaaaagaataaaaaaaaattaatagaTATGTTTAAAAATAATGGCATAATAATACTGTATTAAAAGATACAAAACAAATTTCCTGAGACCTTTACTGTCTAAATCTTTGCAGTTTTTAGAAAGATAAAACATTCAAAGACAACTTTTAGACATTGTGCTCATGACAGTAAGTGAATATGAAGTTATGTACCTCAATTAAATTCAGTAAATCGTTAATATCTCATTATTTCCTGTCTCTAAGAGTTTTTAATATGTGGCTGTATTGGAAATTTTGATCGACTCTGTACTGGTTCTTTTAAACATAGTCTTTTGAACTCACCTTGCTCTAatattttcactgcagtgtttgtcGCCACCCTGTGGAAACAATGtataataaatatttaaagtaaaatttTCGACTTCCATCCATTAATCTGTGTTGATTTCATGATAAAGAGAAATCCTGACCCAGTGCCGAGCGAGTGTCCCCACAGGCAGACCAGACTGTCTTTGCTGCGTTGCTTTACCCAGTGGTACAGGTAGAGGGCGTCACTGGTCAGCCCTGCTTCACTGGGCTCCCCTGTGGAGTCTCCAAAACCTCACAAtataaaaacacagtaaatcatGTTAAATGTATGCTTCTGTTAATACAATATATCAGTTAAATGTTATCTACATATCCAGGCGACACTATTCAAAACCTTTGTAATTGGAGCTAAATTCGGCCTAACTATGAAAAATCATTACAAGTCTTACCTCTGTAGTCTAAAGACAAAACGTGGTACCCTGCAGCACTCAAGATCTGCAATATGAAAACAGCATAAATGGTATTTTACAGCTTAAGAATAGAAATCTTTTGTCTGATAAAAAGGTTACCTTCACTAGTTGCACTCTGTTGTTTTTTGCCCTGCAAAGATTAAACAGGAAGAACGAATACAGATGAACAAGTGGCTTTCAGTGACTCATTTATTCTGACCCACAAACCCCAGCATGCATTGTTCCCTCTGGACAAAACCAGAGGCCTCGGCAGCCATGCAATACCCACTAGACTCCATTAGGATCAATTCAAGGATCTCTACTCTGCTGCTCTCCATCCCACCTGGTCCCtacgtttccatggagatagaTAATAACAGGACGGTCATCTCCCAGAGTCTCCTGGTACCACTCGGGGCCTTTCCCAGTGGCCTCCTCCCATTGGCTGGCGGGGAGCGTATGCCTATGAGGCACAAagccagaaagaaaaagacaggcGACACAAAACAAATAAGCCTGTGTTTCAAGCGATACGGCACGTTTCTGAGTGGCTCTCGAGCTGATAAATGAGTTCACGGAATCCCCATTCGCACCGGAGCCACCTGTGCAGAAGGCGCATGTGGTATTTTCATGTATTGATGCAATTCAGCAGACACAACAGGACTCGAGTGGCCTACCACACTCCCACTGAGATGCCCTCCTCGGTGTTGAGGTAGAAGTTGCGTGTGTAATTCAGCACATCTTCAGGTCGGCTGAGATCCACCAGCAATGGAAACCTCACTGCAGACCACATCACTCAAAGTAAGTGcgagtttttttccccccatatcAAACTTTACTACCACTTGCATCAGATTTGTGCATAGGCTACCAGACTGTGAATGTCATTCTGCAGTTTTCTCCAGTTATTTAGTATTTTCATCCAGTATAAGGGATTCTCACTGCTTCCTTTCTGTGTAGAAATTGCAATAATAAAGTTttgaagtaatttttttttctattttttccatGTACTTTTAAGTCCACATCACATATCAAAAattattttataataaaatTGCACAAGTGTAACAAGATTACTCTCAACCGCTATGTTTTTTGCTCAACTGTTTTAATATAAAGTTTGTCTTTCCTAGTGGTTTGCAAAGTGTGAGGCAGGCCTTCTGTGGGAGGGCCAGAGAGCTCCAAGGGTGAAATTAGGTGGTGAGGGTTTCTCTTCttaatttttgaaataaaaataataataatttttggATTGGAGTGTaacaaaacattcatttatttacaattttttttatcactgaGTCAGTAACTGGGAACAAGGAAATCTGTTTGAACATATTTTTCAAGATATTAAAGACAAAGGTATGGATTTGATGTAAACTAGTCACTCAATTAATTGACATTTAGATACTTGGATGTTTTGCATGTTTATCAAAATATGAATGATATTTTATGACTACATTGTGTTTCATCTTGTGAAGGTTTTTTccctttattcttttttcacTACTTACATTATTAAaggcaaaaaaaccaaaaaagcaGTGAAATGCAGAAGTGAAACAACTACTgggtcttttattttattgcataactgtttttcctttgaagattctcatttaaaaaaaaaaaaacattatcttATATTATTGATAGTTTTTCCAACTAAATACTACAAAATCCcaagtgcttttatttttagaatTACTTATTTGCACCCTTGCTGACTGCAACCGCCTTCATGTTGCATTACATTTCCTGTGGGGGTTACTGCCACAGCATCCCATTGTTTAATGTGATGATAATTATGCACCACTTTTATTGTGTGCAGCTGAGACCCCAACAGAAATGAGGTCAAACAAACTGTTGTTGAGTCTGAATTTGAGGCCCAAGATATAAGTCTGGATATCATAGACACGACTATGCCAAAGCTAGTGTGAAGTATGGCAGGATTTTATGTATGGCTTTTAGTAGACTAATAGTTGTCACTAATAAGGGTTTATTGGGTTCcttaaacaacaaataaataatacttAGTTAAGGTGTCTATTTATGAATGTAGGGAGACATAATTTCAGATAGATCGATCAGAGGAGATACAGCATGAGAATGAAGAGAGTGTAAACACATTACTGACCCAGGTGAGCAAACACAGCATAGTTGAGTGTCCAGGGGAACAGGTAGAGCACGACGGGCACCGAGGCGTACACCGTTATGAGGAGTGACACGAGCCTCTTCATTTCCGTTATTTTACCACTTTGCGGCCACTCGATCCGCCTGTATGTTTCTCAATGAGATAAATGAGACGCACAGCGTGAAAAAAAGAGACCTCCACCGGTCTAGAATCAGATGTTTGTGGGCCACAATTGATAGAAACAGGAGAGATtagagaaaagaagaggaagtggaCATCGTATTCGTAGAAGTACAATGAACAACAGATGTGTGTCGGAGCCGTGAGGAGAAGCCCGCACGTGCGAACAAACATTAGCAAAAAGTTTAAACGAACACGAGGACAAATGTTTGTTATTATATGTGTTCTTACCTTCAAGCCTTCAAACCCGAACGAACCCGGCTGACAGCCCGCAAAGCCTTATGGGTATTGTAGTTCTTTATTTGACCACAGCGGGGCTggttttctgtgtattttctttcagtATCAGATAACAGCGGAAATAATTTAGCTTGTAACGAAATATCTCTGGCACTTTTGACATTCTAAGTGGGTTGAATCACTAATCAAATAGATTGGTCAAGGCTTGAACATCGTGAGGGCCAAATGAAGTAGATTGACATAAAATAAAGCTATAAGGTTTTGCACATATGATAAAAGAGCCTTCAGcagcacactgtaaaaaatatatcaaaaatACTTCAGTTAACATAGCAAGAAAAGTAACGCTCCAAACTATATTtcaacaaaagtgaaaatattttctgtttagtTCACACATATCACTGTCTTGTTCTGGTGCTGTTGTGGTTGACCTCAAACTTCCTGAGGAATTTCACAATATATGATTTTGATGTTAACATGTGTCCACAACATCtacaaaatgatttttattttcattttatttatttatttatttatttatttatttatttattggcaGTGaaatttctgatttttttcgTGATTTTTTTCTGGGCTATCTGTGTGAAGTGTGCATGTCCTCCAGCTTACTTCAACAACGAAAAAACTTGACATTTGAGGATGAGTGGaggtttgaaaaagaaaattgtgAATTTGATTCCATGTGAATGCAGGACGTATGAAATCTCAaagatgtgtgtatgtatggatgatgaatggatagatgaaTTTTGTACTTTCAACTTAGAAGTTTGGGCGGTATAGTTCTTATTTATAGGTTTTCTACAGTCATACCATGTTTCCTTTTATGCGTAATTTTATTCTGTCGTCATCATgcccattcttttttttaatgggtttGATTAGGATATATatttcatccatcttttttaaaatttattttttaaaaagagtaCAGGAAGCAAGACATGGAAAAAGAAGTATCATTGAAAACACTGGTTTCAAATCACACCCTCTCTCCAAACGTTGTATGCTAACTTGCACTGGTAAAATTTGCAGCACTATGGTGGCCCAGAAGGGCTAATGACATAATGCAACTGCAAATGGGACAAAGCAATGGCAAAAGTCACAATGCAACACAAAGactcacaacacaacagcaaccctgggtcaagatgggagacacctccaaaggtggtcgagaacaatcgagccaagatcctgtgggacttccagatccagactgacaagcaggtgatggccaatcaacctgacatagtggtggtggataaacagcagaagacagctgtggtgatagatgtagcaatcccaagtgatggcaacatcaggaaaaaggagcacgagaagctggagaagtaccaagggttAAGGGAAGAGATAGAAAGAGTGTGGGGCATGAAGACAACAGTGAtgccagtagtgatcgggacactgggagcagtaacccccaagctgggaggatgactccagcagataccaggaacaacatctgaaatctctgttcaaaagagcgcaaggaacagctaagatcctgcgcagaaccctcaagctcccaggcctctggtagaggacccgagcttgaaggatacagacacaataccgccggcgTGGTgagaacacatttttatttatttatttatttatttttttatgttctataagatatctatggtcaaaacaggctttgtttctggggacaatattt
Above is a window of Salarias fasciatus chromosome 19, fSalaFa1.1, whole genome shotgun sequence DNA encoding:
- the LOC115406952 gene encoding lysophosphatidylserine lipase ABHD12, giving the protein MKRLVSLLITVYASVPVVLYLFPWTLNYAVFAHLVRFPLLVDLSRPEDVLNYTRNFYLNTEEGISVGVWHTLPASQWEEATGKGPEWYQETLGDDRPVIIYLHGNVGTRAKNNRVQLVKILSAAGYHVLSLDYRGFGDSTGEPSEAGLTSDALYLYHWVKQRSKDSLVCLWGHSLGTGVATNTAVKILEQGSAVDALILEAPYTRIGRVVVNHRLAKPYMFLPGFKSLLEYLLEENNIEFANDKNLKILTSPLLILHAEDDHVVPYHMGQQLYQISLEAQSKFSTDVKVKMVSYEASRGYSHSSMYLDPNLSDVVGTFLQSV